Proteins encoded in a region of the Phalacrocorax carbo chromosome 15, bPhaCar2.1, whole genome shotgun sequence genome:
- the CRYBA4 gene encoding beta-crystallin A4, with product MPRLQTCGAGGQSLCPVGWGSGSCGVPAHQLLCSIAFVLHSPSSPPCAELEVSVMLFWALSLSRGYKNPAGGLLGMSPPQAPAPHPSRATMTHRCRRSSGLWKIVVWDEAFFQGKKHEFTSDCYSTPEHGFSTVRSCKIESGAWAGFEHCGFQGQQFVLERGEYPCWEAWSGSNAYHVERLCSFRPIACADHGRSRLMIFEQENFQGRRGELSDDCPSLPALGWGSNAVGSFLVRSGAWVCSQYPGYRGFQYLLESDSHGGEYKHVREWGSHAQTGQVQSIRRVQQ from the exons ATGCCCCGGCTCCAGAcctgcggggctgggggtcagAGCCTGTGCccggtgggctgggggagcgggAGCTGTGGCGTCCCGGCTCATCAGCTTCTCTGCAGCATCGCCTTTGTTCTGCACagtccctcctccccaccatgTGCTGAGTTAGAGGTTTCAGTAATGCTCTTCTGGGCTCTGTCTCTATCCAGAGGCTATAAAAACCCAGCCGGAGGGCTGCTGGGCATGTCACCTCCCCAGGCACCAGCGCCTCACCCCAG TAGAGCCACCATGACCCACCGCTGCAGGAGATCCTCTGGTCTCTGGAAG ATCGTGGTGTGGGATGAGGCTTTCTTCCAGGGCAAGAAGCATGAGTTCACCAGTGACTGCTACAGCACCCCAGAGCACGGCTTCAGCACTGTCCGCTCCTGCAAGATCGAGAGTGGGGC GTGGGCAGGTTTCGAGCACTGTGGCTTCCAGGGGCAGCAGTTCGTCCTGGAACGTGGCGAATACCCGTGCTGGGAGGCGTGGAGCGGCAGCAATGCCTACCACGTGGAAAGGCTGTGCTCCTTCCGCCCCATCGCCTGTGCT GACCATGGGCGCAGCAGGCTGATGATCTTTGAGCAGGAGAACTTCCAGGGCAGGCGGGGGGAGCTGAGTGATGACTGCCCCTCGCTACCCGCCCTCGGCTGGGGTAGCAACGCTGTGGGCTCCTTCCTCGTCCGTTCTGGCGC GTGGGTCTGCTCACAGTACCCGGGGTACCGGGGCTTCCAGTACCTCCTGGAGAGCGACAGCCACGGGGGCGAGTACAAGCACGTGCGGGAGTGGGGCTCCCACGCGCAGACGGGCCAGGTCCAGTCCATCCGCAGGGTCCAGCAGTGA